In Timaviella obliquedivisa GSE-PSE-MK23-08B, the genomic stretch AAGCTGTTGCAGCAACCGTTTAACGATACGCGCAGGCAGTTCGTCGAATAGTTCAGCGCGATCGTCGGGGCGCATGGAATCGACTAGACTCCTTACATCTGCGGTGTGGAGCGAGGTAATCAACTCCTCCTGCACATCGGGGGGAAGATATTCAAATACATCGGTCGCTTTATCTTTTTGAAGCAACCGGAAGGCGATCGCCCGTTTTTCAAGCGGCAACTCTTCAATGTAATCGCCCACATCTACAGCTTGGAGACGATTCAACTCTCCCTTCGCCTGATTTAAATCGACAAGTTCTAGCAGGACATCTTTGTTTTCCTGAGTGAGCATTTCAGCCTCCTATAGTCCCCTCGCGCCGGGAAACTAGAGTCGTAGAGACAATGGCTACACCGGGCTAGAGGACGAATTTACTATGTGGGGATGGACTTTGGTCCATAAAATCGGGTAACTCTACATCGGTTGTTGTATACAACAGCCGCTAATGGGACATTTTAGCCGTCTTAGAGATTGTCGGCTAGGAATTTTATGCAATTTCTGCAATTCTTGTTGAGTTCTTCAAGTATTAACAGCCCAATGATTTGTAGGACGGGCATGTTACCCGTTAGGCTAGAAGGCTGTCCTACTCTTACAAGCAAACTCGCAACTGAAATAAAATTGCTGCATCAGGAGGCTCTCTCAGTATTCCCAGAGAAGCAGTATTCCCGGAAAAATTGGGAAATCCGGTCATTTTTATTTCTCCATGAATAGCAAATTCTTGATGGGTTGCGTCAGGCGGATTGTTTGTCCATCAATTTTTAGCAGATTTTTCAGCGTGGTTGGGGTGCCCTCCGGAAGGAGGATGAGGCGATCGCTGTTCACCGTCAAATATGCTTCTAGGTCTCCTAAATCAATGCCGTCATGCTGCGACAAATATCCCATTAATCGCCGAAACAGCTTAGGAAAAATCACCGATTCTTGGGTTAAAGAATTAAATCCTGAAATCGTAAACCCTGCGGTTGTGACATCGACTGACCACAGCCCTGCTTCTGTAGAACAGGCTTGGGCAACCGCTGCTGTTAAAAACTGCCGAATCTGTGCTAGCTGATTGTTGTAGAAAATTGGATAGACTAATCCTTCTTTAAGGAGTTGAAAATTAACGCTTTGTTGTATCCAATTTTTATCCATGACCACCTTACTGCCATCCTGTTTTCCCGATCGCCCTGGAAACGCTAATGCTAATGCTCGTCCATATTGGTCGGCAAAGTGAGTCAAAATATAACCGGGAGCGATCGCTGGGTCAGCTGCGATCACGCACCATTCGTCATCTCGTTGAATGGTGCCAGTATCAAATCCCAACAAATTGAGCAATCTAACTGCTGCTTGTTCGGCGTAGGGTGGTGGCTGATGTTGGCTCCCAATCCGGCTTTTGGGCGGCTGAAAATGAGTTTCTAAAGAGTCGATCGCATCTAATCGCAGTTGCGTCACGCCTGCCTGATTAAACTTAACGGGTTGCCCTAACTGATTCCACAAACTCAAGTCGTGGGGCATGAAACGAATTGAGTCGCCATCGGGAGCCGAACCCAAAATAGAAAAATTGCCTTCAATCAAAATCATGGGTTAGATGCGTCTCCTGCCATGGCTTGCTGTACCCGTTGCCAGAGAATAGCATCTGATTGATACATTTTGAGCGCCCCGATCGCCCCATCCCGATCGCGCTGATTTCCCGTTGCAACTAGCGTTAACAGAAAATCTAAAGCATGATCTTGCCGCAACATAGCGATCGCCAGTAAACCCGTTAACCGCAACTCTGTCATTGTTGTGCGCTGCCACCACTGCCGCAAAATCTCAAACGCTTCAGGCTGCCGCGATTCGCCTAAAGCCAATGCTGCCATCTCGCTAATTTCGGGAGATTTGTCTAAAAAACTAGCGATTAATGGTAGAGAGGGTTGAGGCGCTAAACTCATCAGCCCCGTAAAACATTCGGATACAACCTGTGGATCTTCGTCGCCCATTCGAGCCTTAAATCGCAGCAGTGGCACAGCTTGAGGATGGGCGGTGTAGGCGATCGCCCGAATTGCCCCAATCCGCGCCTCTGATTCGGCATCGGCTAACAAATCTGCTAATTCGCTCATCACATCAACATAATTCATCCGTACCAAGCCTAGGGCACAGGTGCCTCGTAGTGCGGCAGCCGTATCGGTTGGGCTACCCCAGCCTGGCTCCTTTTGTACAAAATGAATGCCCCCAAGAAACAGCGATTCTTCAGAATAATCCATGCGGTATAGGGCTTCGGCAATCCGTTGTTTCGCTTTGCAACTCGGATCTGTTTCTGCCCCGTTTGTCATAAACTTGGAGAATGCAGCAGCTAATTCTGGAATCAGCGATCGCACTTCAGCTTCTCCAATTACCTTCGCAGCTTGGGCAATGGCGATCGAAAATTTGCTACTCAGGATCTGACGCAAAACCGCTATGCCAGCCTCCGATGTGGGATCATTCCGCACTTCAGCCAAGCTAGCCAGCAACTCTTCTTGTTTTTTTGACTTTGCCATCCCCTTTCCTCTATGAATCACAAACCTTTGATCGTTAAACCCGGCGCAACTATCTCTCTCAAAGATTATGACCCCAAGTATACGGGCGAATTTAAAGATAAGACCGAGGCTCAAGCCAAGCTCCAAACAGATACAGGACGGATTGGTGCTTATCAAAATGTGCTGTATGCCCAAAATACCTATGCGCTACTGCTAATTTTTCAGGCAATGGATGCAGCGGGCAAAGATAGTACCATTAAGCACGTTATGTCTGGCGTGAACCCACAGGGCTGTCAGGTGTTTAGCTTCAAAGCACCTTCAACAGAGGAATTGGATCATGATTATTTATGGCGATCGTTTAAAGCATTGCCGGAACGGGGGCGCATTGGCATTTTTAACCGTTCTTACTACGAGGAAGTTTTAGCGGTACGGGTTCATCCTGAAATCTTGGCTACACAGAAGTTGCCCCATTTGCCGAAAGGCGACCCTTCCGGTATCGGCAAAGCCGCGCGCATTTGGCAGCAACGGTTTGAGGAAATCAACAACTTTGAAAAATACTTAGATAATAACGGAATCGTTGTTCTTAAATTCTTCCTCAATGTCTCTAAGGATGAACAGAAAAAGCGATTTCTAGAACGCATTAATATCCCTGAAAAGAACTGGAAATTTTCCCTCAGCGATCTTGAAGTTCGACAATTTTGGGATGATTATATGTATGCCTATGAGGAGGTACTTAGCTACACCAGTACTGATCATGCACCCTGGCACGTGATTCCAGCCGACCGCAAATGGTTTACTCGCTTGGCAGTTGCTGATATTGTTTGTACAAAATTAGAAGAACTGAATTTACAATATCCTCAGATGAATCCAGAACATTTGCAGGAGCTTTTGCGGGTTAAAGCGATTTTGGAGAATGAATAGACAGAGGGCATTTAAGATTGGCTCAGTGGTCAGGATTAGCTCACAGCAAAGCCATTATATTGGCGCATGAAAGGCGAGTGATATGCCAAGACAATATCTTCCTTGGTAATTCCTTGTTCGGTGAGTTCATTGGCAACACCCACTTCTGTGCCGTCATATTGAATCCAGATTTTCCCTCCGTTCAGGTCGATGTGAATTAGCGCACCGTACACGCGCCTTTTTTGCAGCCATCCTGTACGGATGACTTGGTAGCGATCGCGCTCTAGGTTAAACAAAACTCCCATTTCGATCTCACCATAGGCAGGCTTGATCTGGCCGTGTTCAGTGAGGATTTGTTGAACAACTTGGCGATAGTGATTCAGCTTATCCATTGCAGGATACTCCTATCTTCTATTTCATAAACCACTAGACGCATTTGATATTCATCTACCCCTTCTTGAACAAACCGTAGGCGGAAAAATTCATCATAGGTTTGGCTAGGGACAGCTAAGTACAGAATACGACTTGGCTCCTGCGATCGCAATGCTCGCCGATAGTTGAGGTATTGTCCAACAGCAGTATAAAATTCGGAGATAGCTGATGGTTTGGTAAAGCTTTTAACTTCGACAGCAATTTTTTCTTGACCGCGAGTAGCAGCGATTAGTCGTTCCGCACCAAGATCAATTTGCATTTGGACATCACCATAGTCAACAGGAAAAGGATCATGGGTGATCTGCTAGCCGTCTTTGATGAGTGCGTCTCTCACTACAGGGCGAAATAAATCTTTTGCCATAACAGCCTTATTGCAACAAACTCACCAATGCTTCCAACAAAATCTGATTCTGTTCCGCTGTTCCTACAGTAATGCGCAGCTTATCTGCTAGCCCAGGTTGGTTGAAGTAGCGCACCAAAATTCCTCGTTCCTTTAGCCCTAAATAGAGGCTTTCGGCATGACTGCCAGAAGGCACAGTTGCCAGCAAAAAATTACCGTGGGAGGGACGCATTTCAAACCCAAGCTGCTTGAGATCAATCATCATCTGAGCCCGATCGCCCTTTACTTTTGTCGCACATGCATTTTTATACGTCTGGTCGCGCATGGCGGCAGCGCCGACCTGAATGGCGATCGCATCAAGGTTATAACTATCTTTTACCTTAAATAAACCTGCTAATAGCTTGGGATTTGCCACTCCAAAGCCCATCCGCAAACCCGCCAGCGAATAGCCTTTTGAAAGTGTCCGCAGTACGATCACATTCTCAAATTCTTGCACGAGCGACAACGCTGAACCTTCAGCAAAATCTACATAGGCTTCATCTACTGCCAACACTCCCTTCACCCGCGCTGCTAATTCACGTAGTTGATCGAGCGGCACCGTGTGCCCCGATGGACTATTAGGCGATGCGATGAACGTAATGGCGGCTTGGGCGGCAACGAGGGCATCAATGGGCAGTTCAAAGTTTTCGCTGTAGGGAATTTCTACCGTGTTTGCGGGCTGAATTTCTGCTAGCGTGCGGTAAAGAACGTAGGTGGGCATGGGATAGACAATGGGGCGATCGCTCCCCTCGGCACAAGCGCGCACCAACACATTCAACACATCATCACTGCCATTTCCTACTATTACCCAATCGGCAGGAACACCCAACACATCACTCACTGCACTACAAAACTCCCGCGCAAACGGATCGGGGTATCGTCGCAGCCATTCGCCATCCAGGTTTTGCAGAACCGCCATAGCTTTGGGCGAGGGCGGATAAGGATTCTCATTGGTGTTGAGTTTAATGATGGGTGTGCCCGGTTTGGGTTGTTCTCCAGGAACGTAGCCATTCATGGCATCAACTGTGGGGCGGAAGTAACTCATAGGGATAGAAGGCTTGAGGGCAGCAGTTTCTATTTTACCGAGAAGGGGCGCAATCAGCCTGAGAGATGATAGGGTGTTAAATCTATTCCTTCGAGATTTTATGGTGTGATTCATGAATGTAGATCTCTCTCGTCGGTCTTTTCTAAAAACAGCAGCACTCGCTGCGATCGCCACTTCTCTCCCCGTTGCATTCTACTCTGTTGCCAAAGCTCAAACGCCGCCCCGTAACCCCGGTTTTTATCGGTTTAAAGTAGGCGAGTTTAACCTAGCAACTATTAGCGATGGCGTTTTGGCGGCTCCGGCAGCACTCTTTGCAGGCAACGCTACCCCCGAACAATTGCAGGCGGTCTTGAAGGAGGGCTTTCAATCAGAAACATTAACACCCGACTGCAATATTCTGTTTATCAATACGGGTAGTCATAAAGTTTTGATTGATAGCGGCAGCGGCAATCTAAACGGGGCAACGGCGGGTAAGTTGATTGAAAATTTGGCATCAGTTCAAATTGCGCCCACGGATATTGATACCATCATCATTACCCACGCCCACGGCGATCATGTGGGTGGCTTGACCGATCCGATGGGCACTCTGTTGTTTCCTAATGCCCAGTATTACGTGTCCAATACTGAATGGCAATTTTGGATGAATCCGAGAGTCAGCTTACCCAAAGTGAAGCTGCCTGATGAGGCGAAAAAGGGGGCGATTGCTACTGCCAAAAAGCAGTTGACCTCAATACAAGGACGGGTGACTCGTTTTGAAATGAACGAGGAAATTATTCCGGGGATCACGGCTATTCCAACACCCGGACATACGGCAGGTCATGTTGCTATTCAAATTACGTCAGGAGAATCAACCCTGATTCATACAGCAGACGTGGTGCATATCTCTACGATTAACTTGTGGAATCCTAGCTGGAAGCCAGTTTTTGATGCCGACCCAGAACAGGCAGCGGCAACGCGGCAGTCAACGCTGGCAAAAATTGCGAGCGATCGCACCCTCATGTTTGCGTACCACTTTCCGTTCCCTGGCATTGGGCACATTACACCCCGCGAGGCAGGCGGTTTTAATTGGAAGCCAGTTAATTGGCAGTTTGAGTCTTAGCGTCCTATCTCGGCAAGAAACTCTGTCACCGCGTCATATTGATCGTGATAAGTCACATAGCGCAGAAAAGTTTCAAGGGGCAGACTGGGCAGCAGTCTACTCCTTGAAACTTTCTGATAGCCTATGACTGACTCAATGTTGTTTAATTGGTAGATACTGAGTACGCCATCCTCCCAAAACCAAACTTCGAGAACGCCCATTCGTCGGTAGATTTCCAGCTTATCTATTCCGCCGCTCGTTCTGACGACTTCTACAACTAAGTCAGGATAGGGTTTTCGCGTATCAAGATTATAGGATTCGTCAGGTTCTCCTCTAGCTCCTATCTCTGGAGTACCCAGGGTCGGACTCCCACGTTTGTAAAAGCGAATTTTTGCGGCTCTCATGTAAGCATCAAGAAGAAGCCCGATAGTAGATTTGAATTCTTCGTGTTCGTCTGAAAGAGGCATTATTTCTAAAGTTTCATCCAAATAGGCAAGCTTGAATCTGCCCAAAATGCTGAGCGCTCGATCGATTTCCTCGAGCTGTTGCCAGGAAACATGGTGAATCAGGTTTGCGGGTTTGGCATGAAGCGGACTTAAAAGTTGCGTTGTCATAACCCATTCTTTAATAGTTCAACCTGCTAAGAGCAATTTTACCCATAGATTTACTAGAAAACTGTTCCATCGCTAATAATTTGAATTGGCGGAGCGCCTCTAGGTCTTAGCTCCGCCGCTATTTTACGCCCTGCTGCCCAGGTGCCGCCTTCTAGGACTTTTACTAGTGGTAAAGATTGGGCATCCATTCCTAGCTTTTGGCGAATTGTTTCGGCAATGCGATCGAGCAAAATCACCGTCAACGATCGCCACTCTACAATCACTTCTGAATCGGGTGAGTGTGTTTCTTGCAATACGCCCGAATGCTTGGGTTGCAACAGTCCTAAATCCATGCATAAACCGCCATTACGATACTCCGATAATCCTGTCAATTTATCCAAGTGAGTAATTTCTAAGCCCAATTCTTGCAAAGGCTCTAGCAAAGAGTAAGTCAGCCATTGGGAGAGTTTATGGAACGGCACAATCTGAGAGCCAACGCCGCGATCGGGCAAGGCAGAGTGAAGCCAAACATCGCCCATATTGATATTGTCTAGCCTGATCCGACCTTCCCAAATCTCGCTAAATCCTTCAAGAACTGCCTCAAAAACCTGTTGCGCCTCTAGTTGATTGGACTGCGACCCCTTGCGGGTATCTTGAAGCGCGCGCGCTACTAAATAATTGACTAAATACCCTAGTCGGGGCTGTTTCCCTGGCTGTTCTCCAGAAAACAAATGGGGCGATTGGGATAAAACGTTGCCCAAACGTTGCATCAGCTTGAGTCGTCCCGCCATCCCCACTAAAGAATTGCGATCGCTGACTTGAAATCCTTCTATTAACGTGGCTTCTGTAAGATTTTGTAATCCGGCTGCATCAGTTTGTAAGGCGTGAGGAATGCTAGAGAACGCACTTTGTAGAAACAGATGAAAGCTGGCAACGCCTAATCCTTCGGAACGTTGAAACGTTTGTCCGGTTGACGCTTCTAAGTACTGCCAACCTGTACCTGCGCCTGCATCTAGGAGAACGCTAGGAATAACGAGGTCAAACTTTGCTTGGGCTTTTTCTAGAGGGTTTAATTTTGCAAGGTGCTGATTCAACAGCGCAGAGCGAGAAATGCCACCTGCTTCAAAATGTCGCCAACGGCTGTGAAAGGGAATTTGTAGGGTTGGATATGTCGCTCGCATCACTTCAATGACGTAGTCTGCGGTGCGATCGAGTTGTGTTAGATCGAGATGGAAATGTTGAAGTTGGTTGGCAGTAGCGAGGGCAAAAATTTGACCGCAGCGATCGCGGATGCCTTGAGGAGAGCGAAGGTAGGCGATCGAGGGATGCATGAGTGTTTGACCTGTGTGATGATAGCGGTTATTGCGTACCAAATAAGCGATCGCCTGCGTCTCCCAATCCTGGGACAATATAACCGTGTTCATCCAGGCGTTCATCAATGGCGGCGGTGTAGAGGGGAACGTCGGGGTGCTGTTCGTGAAAATGCTGGATGCCTTCTGGAGCAGCTAATAAACAGACAAATTTGATAGAGGCTGGATTGGATTCTTTAAGGCGATCGATCGCGGCTACTGCTGAGTTGCCAGTTGCCAGCATCGGATCAACCACCACCATGTCCCGCTGCTCCACATCAATAGGTAGCTTAAAATAATACTCTACCGTCATTAGGGTGCCCGGTTCACGGTATAGCCCAATGTGTCCGACCTTGGCAGTTGGCAATAGCTCCATCATTCCGTCTAGCAAGCCTTGTCCTGCCCGCATGATAGACACAATCACCATCCTTTTGTCTGCTAACATCGGTGCTTTCATGGGAGCAACCGGAGTTTGAATCATTTCGTACTTAAGCGGTAAGTCGCGGGTTACTTCGTAAGCCAAAAGCAAAGAAGTTTCCTTCAAAAGCCTCCGAAAATTCTGCGTGTCTGTTTCTTGCTGACGCATCAACGTTAGCTTGTGCTGCACTAGGGGATGACGGATTACAAATACTTCAGATGCCATTTATACTGGTGTCACTTAGAGAATTTTGTTAGCAAACTTAAAAACATACGTTAGATAAAGAACCTAGCAGATGCCATTATTTTGTATCTGTAGTTACTTTAGCGAACTAACTTGCTCATATTAAAGCGGGTTAATATCCGAACTCTAAGGATTAGAATACAGCACATTAATATCATCAGGGCGGCAAAACTCCTATGACAGATATTTCCATCCAGCCTAATCCAGAGCCAACTCGCTCGAAGCACGTTATCTTAACATCTCACCAAAATAAGGGTGCTAAGCCCGTTGTGCCTATTCGTTGGGGAGCGACAGATCCGGGCGATCGCGGTCCTGTCATTGGCTCTCTGCGCAGCGCCAAGCACCGCAATGTGATTGGCTCCCATGCTGGCTCCTACGGGGTTTATCGAGCTTTAGCAGTCGCCAGCGGCGTGCTTGATCCCATGCACAAGGCAGACTTAACCGATACGTCTCCCATTGTGCCGCTGGGGCCTCATCCCAGTTGGAGTGACCCTAGCAAAATTGTTTCCCTTGACCCCTTTGGGGCGATCGCGGGTAAGTTGTTTGGCTCTCACTACTCTGAAGACTATGACATTCTGCCGACTATCGCTATCACGAAGGCGCACATTTGTATTCCCGAACTCAAGCAAGAAATTGACCAAGGACGTTTAAAAGTCGATGGCAAAATCCTCAAAGCCGACGGTAATTTAGTAGTCACTAAAGCGTCAATTGATCCGGTTTGGTACTTGCCTGGAATCGCTCAGCGCCTTGGCATTGAGGAGTGGGATCTGCGGCGGGCGCTGTTCCAACAAACGGGCGGCATGTTCCCTGAACTGGTTACCCGCCCTGATCTGCATGTGTTTCTGCCACCTATTGGCGGAACGACTGTCTATATTGTGGGAGATGAAGGAGCGATCGCTGATCCTACCCAGCCCTTAGCAGTGCGAGTTCATGATGAATGCAACGGCTCGGATGTGTTTGGCTCAGACATTTGCACCTGTCGTCCTTATTTAGTTCACGGCATTGAAGTCTGTATTGAAACGGCGCAAGCGGGAGGCGCAGGGGTGATTGTTTACTGTCGCAAAGAAGGACGGGCATTAGGAGAAGTCACCAAATTCCTCGTCTACAATGCCCGTAAGCGTCAGGAAGGAGGCGATCGCGCTGATGCTTACTTCCTGCGCACCGAATGCGTGGCGGGGGTGCAAGATATGCGCTTCCAGGAGCTAATGCCCGATGTGTTGCACTGGCTGGGTATTACCAAAATCGATCGCCTTGTTTCGATGAGTAACCTGAAGTACAACGCCATTACCCATTCTGGAATTGAGGTCGTGCAGCGAATTGCCATTCCACCTGAATTAATTCCTGCCGATGCTCAAGTCGAAATTGAAGCGAAAAAAGCATCAGGTTATTACTCTGAAGATGAGGTGATGGTGGCGGCAGAACTAGCAGAAGTCAAGGGAAGGGATTACTAAATTTCCAAAAAACAAGATTTTAAGGAGATATGCAACTGCACATCTCTTTTTTACGGGGCAACTGTCTTGTCTCTTTATGGATAAATTTTAGCCATGGCTTGAGCAACCCTTTCTATATAGTCATTAATTTCCACTCCATGCCCTTTTGCCAACAACTTGAGAGTTTCCAGTTTAGGACGTGCTCCTTTTTCTATCCGTCCGATATGTCTAGCAGACACGCCCTCAATATCAGTTTGTTTGAGCTTTAGATTTTTTCTAACTGTGGCGATCGCTTTGCCAAACCGTTCATCATAGAGAAGATTTTCAGCATTCAGCTTAGTTTTTAAGTCTGGATCTACAGATATTTTGAAGGAATCAAGGTCAAGATGAGTATCTGTAAATGCCCAGTAAAGGTAGCTGCCATCTGCATCAAGTTCAAAGTTTTGTCGCTCAGACCAGGGAAGAGAGTTCAAAGCAGACATTGCATCGAAAGGAATAGTCAAAATATTCAAAGCACAATCCAAGATGCACAACCCTTTGTCAGAAACCGCCGCATAGGCAATCAGATCTTGTTCTGCTCCAAGCTTCCAAGCATTCAAGATGCGCTCTGGGATAGCAGTATTTAGCCGAAAGCGCACATTGCGAATTGATCCTTGCTTCGCATCTTCAAAGACGCGAAATATTGCTTTCGACTCATTTCCTGTCGAAAAAATAATCGCTACTAAAGTTTCTGATGAACTCTGGCTTTTGACACGAACTTCTACAAACTCAAATTTAGTTGTTGTGGCAAGTAGAGTTTGGTGTTCATCATCCATGATGGTCTCATGCAGGACTTCGATACCTTGGGTAGAATCGCCGCAGATGCTTTGTCCTAAAGGTTCTTTCACTAGCCCTCTAATGTCCATTGCTAACTATCCTCTCCAGTACTTACTTTTTCTTCTCATTCTTTAAGCAGTGCTGCACGATGCTTTAAAACCGCTTTCAAAATATCTCTTCGTTCCCTTCCTGTTGGCCCCTCGTCTCTATTAGGCTTTTTAGGAAACTTAAACTTATAGTTAAGCTCTTGCTCAGTACAACTTAAAAAGTAGACTCGAATTTCCCAACGTCCAGCTTTTTTAATATGGAAGTGGGGAGGGTAATGATCATTAGAGAAAAGTAAACAATCTAACCCAGGGATTATAAATGCGGAAATCTTCGACACGGTATTTAATCATAGAGAACAAAAATAGAAGTTAGTATAGTTAGTCTTAGCCAGGACTTACGCACTGTGCAACTGCAAATTCAGATCCTCCCTAACCCTCCTTA encodes the following:
- a CDS encoding polyphosphate kinase 2 family protein; the encoded protein is MNHKPLIVKPGATISLKDYDPKYTGEFKDKTEAQAKLQTDTGRIGAYQNVLYAQNTYALLLIFQAMDAAGKDSTIKHVMSGVNPQGCQVFSFKAPSTEELDHDYLWRSFKALPERGRIGIFNRSYYEEVLAVRVHPEILATQKLPHLPKGDPSGIGKAARIWQQRFEEINNFEKYLDNNGIVVLKFFLNVSKDEQKKRFLERINIPEKNWKFSLSDLEVRQFWDDYMYAYEEVLSYTSTDHAPWHVIPADRKWFTRLAVADIVCTKLEELNLQYPQMNPEHLQELLRVKAILENE
- a CDS encoding GTP cyclohydrolase II; the encoded protein is MTDISIQPNPEPTRSKHVILTSHQNKGAKPVVPIRWGATDPGDRGPVIGSLRSAKHRNVIGSHAGSYGVYRALAVASGVLDPMHKADLTDTSPIVPLGPHPSWSDPSKIVSLDPFGAIAGKLFGSHYSEDYDILPTIAITKAHICIPELKQEIDQGRLKVDGKILKADGNLVVTKASIDPVWYLPGIAQRLGIEEWDLRRALFQQTGGMFPELVTRPDLHVFLPPIGGTTVYIVGDEGAIADPTQPLAVRVHDECNGSDVFGSDICTCRPYLVHGIEVCIETAQAGGAGVIVYCRKEGRALGEVTKFLVYNARKRQEGGDRADAYFLRTECVAGVQDMRFQELMPDVLHWLGITKIDRLVSMSNLKYNAITHSGIEVVQRIAIPPELIPADAQVEIEAKKASGYYSEDEVMVAAELAEVKGRDY
- the upp gene encoding uracil phosphoribosyltransferase, encoding MASEVFVIRHPLVQHKLTLMRQQETDTQNFRRLLKETSLLLAYEVTRDLPLKYEMIQTPVAPMKAPMLADKRMVIVSIMRAGQGLLDGMMELLPTAKVGHIGLYREPGTLMTVEYYFKLPIDVEQRDMVVVDPMLATGNSAVAAIDRLKESNPASIKFVCLLAAPEGIQHFHEQHPDVPLYTAAIDERLDEHGYIVPGLGDAGDRLFGTQ
- a CDS encoding HEAT repeat domain-containing protein — protein: MAKSKKQEELLASLAEVRNDPTSEAGIAVLRQILSSKFSIAIAQAAKVIGEAEVRSLIPELAAAFSKFMTNGAETDPSCKAKQRIAEALYRMDYSEESLFLGGIHFVQKEPGWGSPTDTAAALRGTCALGLVRMNYVDVMSELADLLADAESEARIGAIRAIAYTAHPQAVPLLRFKARMGDEDPQVVSECFTGLMSLAPQPSLPLIASFLDKSPEISEMAALALGESRQPEAFEILRQWWQRTTMTELRLTGLLAIAMLRQDHALDFLLTLVATGNQRDRDGAIGALKMYQSDAILWQRVQQAMAGDASNP
- a CDS encoding helix-turn-helix domain-containing protein, with product MDIRGLVKEPLGQSICGDSTQGIEVLHETIMDDEHQTLLATTTKFEFVEVRVKSQSSSETLVAIIFSTGNESKAIFRVFEDAKQGSIRNVRFRLNTAIPERILNAWKLGAEQDLIAYAAVSDKGLCILDCALNILTIPFDAMSALNSLPWSERQNFELDADGSYLYWAFTDTHLDLDSFKISVDPDLKTKLNAENLLYDERFGKAIATVRKNLKLKQTDIEGVSARHIGRIEKGARPKLETLKLLAKGHGVEINDYIERVAQAMAKIYP
- a CDS encoding URC4/urg3 family protein, translating into MHPSIAYLRSPQGIRDRCGQIFALATANQLQHFHLDLTQLDRTADYVIEVMRATYPTLQIPFHSRWRHFEAGGISRSALLNQHLAKLNPLEKAQAKFDLVIPSVLLDAGAGTGWQYLEASTGQTFQRSEGLGVASFHLFLQSAFSSIPHALQTDAAGLQNLTEATLIEGFQVSDRNSLVGMAGRLKLMQRLGNVLSQSPHLFSGEQPGKQPRLGYLVNYLVARALQDTRKGSQSNQLEAQQVFEAVLEGFSEIWEGRIRLDNINMGDVWLHSALPDRGVGSQIVPFHKLSQWLTYSLLEPLQELGLEITHLDKLTGLSEYRNGGLCMDLGLLQPKHSGVLQETHSPDSEVIVEWRSLTVILLDRIAETIRQKLGMDAQSLPLVKVLEGGTWAAGRKIAAELRPRGAPPIQIISDGTVF
- a CDS encoding MBL fold metallo-hydrolase yields the protein MNVDLSRRSFLKTAALAAIATSLPVAFYSVAKAQTPPRNPGFYRFKVGEFNLATISDGVLAAPAALFAGNATPEQLQAVLKEGFQSETLTPDCNILFINTGSHKVLIDSGSGNLNGATAGKLIENLASVQIAPTDIDTIIITHAHGDHVGGLTDPMGTLLFPNAQYYVSNTEWQFWMNPRVSLPKVKLPDEAKKGAIATAKKQLTSIQGRVTRFEMNEEIIPGITAIPTPGHTAGHVAIQITSGESTLIHTADVVHISTINLWNPSWKPVFDADPEQAAATRQSTLAKIASDRTLMFAYHFPFPGIGHITPREAGGFNWKPVNWQFES
- a CDS encoding XisI protein, giving the protein MDKLNHYRQVVQQILTEHGQIKPAYGEIEMGVLFNLERDRYQVIRTGWLQKRRVYGALIHIDLNGGKIWIQYDGTEVGVANELTEQGITKEDIVLAYHSPFMRQYNGFAVS
- a CDS encoding Uma2 family endonuclease, with the translated sequence MTTQLLSPLHAKPANLIHHVSWQQLEEIDRALSILGRFKLAYLDETLEIMPLSDEHEEFKSTIGLLLDAYMRAAKIRFYKRGSPTLGTPEIGARGEPDESYNLDTRKPYPDLVVEVVRTSGGIDKLEIYRRMGVLEVWFWEDGVLSIYQLNNIESVIGYQKVSRSRLLPSLPLETFLRYVTYHDQYDAVTEFLAEIGR
- the hisC gene encoding histidinol-phosphate transaminase, which produces MSYFRPTVDAMNGYVPGEQPKPGTPIIKLNTNENPYPPSPKAMAVLQNLDGEWLRRYPDPFAREFCSAVSDVLGVPADWVIVGNGSDDVLNVLVRACAEGSDRPIVYPMPTYVLYRTLAEIQPANTVEIPYSENFELPIDALVAAQAAITFIASPNSPSGHTVPLDQLRELAARVKGVLAVDEAYVDFAEGSALSLVQEFENVIVLRTLSKGYSLAGLRMGFGVANPKLLAGLFKVKDSYNLDAIAIQVGAAAMRDQTYKNACATKVKGDRAQMMIDLKQLGFEMRPSHGNFLLATVPSGSHAESLYLGLKERGILVRYFNQPGLADKLRITVGTAEQNQILLEALVSLLQ